Proteins co-encoded in one Corylus avellana chromosome ca9, CavTom2PMs-1.0 genomic window:
- the LOC132191282 gene encoding inactive protein RESTRICTED TEV MOVEMENT 2-like, translated as MEINDGYATQKRTNIEIEPYCRWYRGKKEDRLDVHLHGFKREQLKIYINCFGTSMTVSGKRPLPENMWNCFSKKINISNDYAVDEIRSRFINGILSLSMPKKVPLLKKLQQQKVPLLKMLQQLGKKGSLGIDLEAALKTIIAVTVGMALGSYLAYKYSKFPHAEN; from the exons ATGGAAATCAACGATGGATACGCTACCCAAAAGCGCACTAACATTGAAATTGAGCCCTACTGCAGATGGTATAGAGGGAAGAAAGAAGACCGTCTTGACGTCCATCTCCATG GATTCAAAAGAGAGCAACTGAAGATTTATATCAACTGCTTTGGAACATCCATGACAGTTAGCGGAAAACGACCTTTGCCGGAGAATATGTGGAATtgcttttctaaaaaaatcaatatttcaaATGATTACGCTGTAGACGAAATACGTTCAAGGTTTATCAATGGCATTCTGTCCTTATCAATGCCTAAGAAAGTTCCTTTGCTCAAGAAGCTACAACAACAGAAAGTTCCTTTGCTCAAGATGCTACAACAACTTGGCAAAAAGGGTTCGCTTGGCATAGATCTAGAGGCAGCATTGAAAACTATAATAGCGGTTACTGTAGGGATGGCTCTTGGGTCTTATCTAGCATACAAATATTCTAAGTTTCCTCATGCAGAAAATTGA